One genomic window of Hemitrygon akajei chromosome 1, sHemAka1.3, whole genome shotgun sequence includes the following:
- the dhrs4 gene encoding dehydrogenase/reductase SDR family member 4: protein MFGLQAEPDSAHPGRGGAGRADSHCRSFQPPSRTRTMLLGKVALVTASSQGIGLAVARRLAQDGAHVMISSRKGKKVEEAVSRLRAEGLSVSGTVCHVGKGAERESLVAETVGRFGGVDILVSNAAVNPFAGRTLDCPESAWDKILDINVKSAALLAQLVVPHMERRGGGSIVLVSSVAGYRPLPMLGPYSVSKTALLALTKVLATELAPLNIRVNCLAPGIIKTRFSASMWESEGPRQAATEMIDMRRLGEAEDCAGAVSFLCSPDASYITGETINVSGGIQCRL from the coding sequence ATGTTCGGGCTGCAGGCGGAGCCGGACTCGGCGCATCCGGGGAGGGGCGGGGCGGGTCGCGCCGACAGTCATTGCCGCAGCTTCCAGCCGCCCTCTCGGACTCGAACCATGCTGCTGGGCAAAGTGGCTCTGGTGACGGCCTCAAGCCAGGGGATCGGGCTGGCGGTGGCCCGGCGCCTGGCGCAGGACGGCGCCCATGTGATGATCAGCAGCCGCAAGGGCAAGAAAGTGGAGGAGGCGGTGTCGCGGCTGCGGGCCGAGGGCCTGTCCGTCTCGGGTACCGTCTGCCACGTCGGGAAGGGCGCGGAGCGGGAGTCGCTGGTGGCCGAGACGGTCGGCCGGTTCGGGGGCGTCGACATCCTGGTGTCCAACGCTGCCGTCAACCCCTTCGCCGGCCGCACCTTGGACTGCCCGGAGAGCGCCTGGGACAAGATCCTGGACATCAACGTGAAATCGGCCGCCCTGCTGGCGCAGCTGGTGGTGCCCCACATGGAGAGGCGAGGAGGCGGCTCCATCGTGCTGGTCAGCTCCGTGGCCGGCTACCGGCCCTTACCCATGCTGGGCCCCTACTCGGTCAGCAAGACGGCTCTGCTGGCCCTGACCAAGGTGCTGGCCACCGAGCTGGCCCCGCTCAACATCAGGGTCAACTGCCTGGCTCCCGGCATCATCAAGACCCGCTTCAGCGCGAGCATGTGGGAGAGCGAGGGCCCGCGGCAGGCGGCCACGGAGATGATCGACATGCGGCGGCTGGGAGAGGCCGAGGACTGCGCCGGGGCTGTCTCTTTCCTCTGCTCGCCTGACGCCTCCTACATCACGGGGGAGACCATTAACGTGAGCGGCGGCATCCAGTGCCGGCTCTGA